One genomic segment of Labeo rohita strain BAU-BD-2019 chromosome 14, IGBB_LRoh.1.0, whole genome shotgun sequence includes these proteins:
- the zdhhc15b gene encoding palmitoyltransferase ZDHHC15B has translation MALSRALRCCQRIFSWIPVIIISSVVLWSYYAYVFELCFVTLSNHLERVVYLLIFHVCFIMFCWTYWKAIFTPPSTPTKKFHLSYTDKERYEMEERPDVQKQILIDIAKKLPIFTRAQSGAIRFCDRCQVIKPDRCHHCSVCETCVLKMDHHCPWVNNCVGFSNYKFFLLFLSYSMIYCVFIASTVFQYFLKYWVGDLPNGPAKFHVLFLLFVALMFFVSLLFLFGYHCWLVAKNRSTLEAFSAPVFQNGPDRNGFNVGLSRNLQQVFGEDKKLWFIPVFTSQGDGHYFPLRTLRESENPLLANEGKWMEDGGSDEESSDENGPSVIIRTES, from the exons ATGGCTCTGTCGAGAGCTCTCAGATGTTGTCAGAGGATTTTCTCCTGGATTCCTGTTATCATCATCTCATCTGTGGTTCTCTGGTCTTATTACGCTTATGTCTTTGAACTGTGCTTCG TCACTCTCAGTAATCATCTGGAGAGAG tggTGTATTTGTTGATATTCCATGTGTGCTTTATAATGTTCTGCTGGACCTATTGGAAGGCCATCTTTACTCCACCATCTACACCGACTAAAAAG TTCCATTTATCATACACTGATAAAGAGAGGTATGAGATGGAAGAACGGCCAGATGTTCAGAAGCAGATTCTCATCGATATCGCCAAGAAACTTCCCATTTTCACACGCGCCCAGTCAGGAG CTATCAGGTTCTGCGATCGTTGTCAGGTGATAAAGCCGGACCGCTGTCACCACTGCTCCGTCTGTGAAAC ATGCGTTTTGAAAATGGATCACCATTGTCCAtg GGTAAACAACTGTGTCGGATTCTCCAACTATAAGTTCTTTCTGCTGTTCCTGTCTTACTCCATGATCTACTGCGTGTTCATTGCATcgacagtgtttcagtacttCCTCAAGTACTGGGTG GGAGATCTTCCCAATGGCCCTGCGAAATTCCACGTGCTCTTCTTGTTGTTTGTGGCGCTCATGTTTTTTGTCAGTCTCCTGTTCCTGTTTGGCTACCACTGTTGGTTGGTGGCTAAAAACAGATCGACTTTAG AGGCGTTTTCTGCACCGGTGTTTCAGAACGGGCCTGACAGGAATGGCTTTAATGTTGGGCTCAGCAGAAACCTCCAGCAGGTGTTTGGGGAGGATAAAAAGCTCTGGTTCATTCCGGTGTTCACAAG TCAGGGTGATGGGCACTATTTCCCACTGAGGACGCTGCGTGAATCTGAGAATCCTTTACTGGCCAATGAGGGGAAATGGATGGAGGACGGCGGATCAGATGAAGAAAGTTCAG atgaaaatgGACCTTCAGTCATTATCAGGACGGAATCATAA